The following are encoded together in the Bradyrhizobium sp. CCGUVB1N3 genome:
- the ftsZ gene encoding cell division protein FtsZ yields the protein MTISINVPDIHELKPRITVFGVGGAGGNAVNNMITAGLQGVDFVVANTDAQALTMSKAQRIVQMGTQVTQGLGAGSQPNVGAAAAEEVIDELRDHLSGANMVFVTAGMGGGTGTGAAPVIAKTARDMGILTVGVVTKPFHFEGGRRMRTAEAGINELHKVVDTLLIIPNQNLFRVANEKTTFADAFAMADQVLYSGVACITDLMVKEGLINLDFADVRAVMREMGKAMMGTGEASGDKRALTAAEAAIANPLIDDSSMKGAKGLLISITGGKDLTLFEVDEAATRIREEVDQDANIIVGATFDEALDGLIRVSVVATGIEQAAIARNSQASSAPAVAVAAPQAPAPVAETRLADLTARLRADNQRLAERAQRLEAQIPPAAHSPVAAAPMAPRPNVERAALAAIAAAVAPEVPQAPAPQTYGDVTVRPIAQKPSLFPEPEAAPVAMQEPMTPETFIPPQAERPPMRAPRMPRLEDLPMPAQAEIRQGRETEDEPTQKTRLSLLQRLANVGLGRRDEESEPPVAARTTGPAMAPMPERKPQRSVAQQIAASEPVSEYARRPAPQGLDVHGRPAPVAPAPQGDDHLDIPAFLRRQAT from the coding sequence ATGACCATCAGCATCAACGTTCCTGATATTCACGAACTGAAGCCGCGGATCACCGTGTTTGGCGTCGGCGGCGCCGGCGGCAACGCCGTCAACAACATGATCACGGCGGGCCTTCAGGGCGTCGACTTCGTGGTCGCCAACACCGACGCGCAGGCGCTGACGATGTCGAAGGCGCAGCGCATCGTGCAGATGGGTACGCAGGTCACGCAAGGCCTCGGCGCCGGCTCGCAGCCGAACGTCGGCGCGGCCGCTGCGGAAGAGGTGATCGACGAGCTTCGCGACCATCTCTCGGGCGCCAACATGGTGTTCGTCACTGCCGGCATGGGCGGCGGCACCGGCACCGGAGCCGCTCCGGTGATCGCCAAGACCGCGCGCGACATGGGCATCCTCACCGTCGGCGTGGTGACCAAGCCTTTCCATTTCGAAGGCGGCCGCCGCATGCGCACCGCCGAAGCCGGCATCAACGAGCTGCACAAGGTCGTTGATACGCTCCTGATCATTCCGAACCAGAACCTGTTCCGGGTCGCCAACGAGAAAACCACCTTCGCCGACGCTTTCGCGATGGCCGACCAGGTGCTCTATTCGGGCGTTGCCTGCATCACCGACCTGATGGTGAAGGAAGGCCTGATCAACCTCGACTTCGCCGACGTCCGCGCCGTGATGCGTGAGATGGGCAAGGCAATGATGGGCACGGGCGAAGCCTCTGGCGACAAGCGCGCGCTGACCGCGGCCGAAGCTGCGATCGCCAACCCGCTGATCGACGATTCCTCGATGAAGGGTGCCAAGGGCCTCCTGATCTCGATCACCGGCGGCAAGGACCTCACTCTGTTCGAGGTCGACGAAGCCGCGACCCGCATCCGCGAGGAGGTCGACCAGGACGCCAACATCATCGTCGGCGCCACCTTCGACGAAGCCCTCGACGGCCTGATCCGCGTCTCGGTCGTTGCCACCGGCATCGAGCAGGCGGCGATCGCCCGCAACAGCCAGGCCTCGAGCGCACCGGCCGTCGCCGTTGCCGCCCCGCAGGCTCCGGCTCCCGTGGCTGAAACCCGGCTCGCCGATCTCACCGCGCGGCTGCGCGCGGACAATCAGCGGCTCGCCGAGCGCGCCCAGAGGTTGGAGGCGCAGATCCCGCCGGCTGCGCACTCACCGGTCGCTGCCGCCCCCATGGCGCCGCGTCCCAATGTCGAGCGCGCTGCGCTGGCTGCGATTGCCGCCGCGGTGGCTCCCGAAGTGCCGCAGGCCCCGGCGCCCCAGACCTATGGCGACGTCACCGTGCGTCCGATCGCGCAAAAGCCCTCGCTGTTCCCCGAGCCGGAAGCAGCCCCCGTCGCGATGCAGGAGCCGATGACGCCGGAAACCTTCATCCCGCCGCAGGCCGAGCGTCCGCCGATGCGTGCGCCGCGGATGCCGCGCCTCGAGGACCTGCCGATGCCGGCCCAGGCCGAGATTCGCCAGGGCCGAGAGACCGAGGACGAGCCGACCCAGAAGACCCGCCTGTCGCTGTTGCAGCGCCTTGCCAATGTCGGCCTCGGCCGTCGCGACGAGGAGAGCGAGCCGCCGGTCGCCGCGCGCACCACCGGCCCGGCGATGGCGCCAATGCCCGAGCGCAAGCCGCAGCGCAGCGTGGCTCAGCAGATCGCAGCCAGCGAACCAGTATCAGAGTATGCCCGCCGGCCCGCGCCGCAAGGTTTGGATGTCCATGGTCGCCCCGCGCCTGTTGCGCCGGCGCCACAGGGAGACGACCATCTTGATATCCCGGCCTTCCTGCGCCGGCAGGCAACGTGA
- the ftsA gene encoding cell division protein FtsA, translated as MTGLDRTQTPKTRPMPHKRAGLVACLDIGTSKIACMIARLKPSAPSEALRGRTHAVELTGYSQIQARGMKAGAVIDLGECEQAVRQAVGLAEKMAKVRVESVLLSVSGGRLAGHMVEAAADIRGGAVTPADVSRVTSTGMRHATGEGRTVLHALPVGYTLDGVKGIRDPRGMVARQFGVDMNVVTCDATVARNLMLAVERCHINVEAMAASPYVAGLSVLTDDEADLGAAVVEMGAGTTTIAVYSGGRFVHAAGFAVGGHHITMDLARGLSATIADAERIKTFYGTVITGGSDSRELMSVPTAGDEQDLPQIVSRATIANIVKHRAEEIFEMVRDKLKESPFAAEPKGRVVLSGGASQLTGLVELGTQILGRPVRIGRPLGLGRLPNEAKNAAFAVPAGLLVYPQYVHLEHVEPRHTRQTKTGTGGYFGKVGRWLREGF; from the coding sequence ATGACCGGTCTCGATCGCACCCAGACCCCGAAGACCCGCCCGATGCCGCATAAGCGCGCCGGGCTCGTCGCCTGTCTCGACATCGGCACCAGCAAGATCGCCTGCATGATCGCGCGGCTGAAGCCGTCCGCGCCGAGCGAGGCGCTGCGCGGCCGCACCCATGCGGTGGAATTGACCGGCTACAGCCAGATCCAGGCGCGCGGCATGAAGGCCGGCGCGGTGATCGATCTCGGCGAATGCGAGCAGGCGGTGCGCCAGGCCGTCGGGCTTGCGGAGAAGATGGCCAAGGTGCGGGTCGAATCCGTGCTGCTGTCGGTCTCCGGCGGCAGGCTCGCCGGGCATATGGTCGAGGCCGCGGCCGACATCCGCGGCGGCGCGGTCACGCCGGCCGACGTCAGTCGCGTCACCTCTACCGGCATGCGCCATGCCACCGGCGAGGGCCGCACCGTGCTGCACGCGCTCCCCGTCGGTTACACGCTCGACGGCGTCAAGGGCATCCGCGATCCCCGCGGCATGGTCGCGCGCCAGTTCGGCGTCGATATGAACGTCGTGACCTGCGACGCCACCGTGGCGCGCAACCTGATGCTGGCGGTGGAGCGCTGCCACATCAACGTCGAAGCCATGGCGGCGAGCCCCTATGTCGCCGGCCTCTCCGTGCTGACCGACGACGAGGCCGATCTCGGCGCGGCCGTCGTCGAGATGGGGGCGGGCACCACGACGATCGCCGTCTATTCCGGCGGCCGCTTCGTGCATGCGGCAGGCTTTGCGGTCGGCGGTCATCACATCACGATGGACCTGGCGCGTGGACTGTCGGCGACCATCGCCGACGCCGAGCGAATCAAGACGTTCTATGGCACGGTCATCACCGGCGGATCGGATTCGCGTGAGCTGATGTCGGTGCCGACCGCCGGCGACGAGCAGGATCTGCCGCAGATCGTCTCCCGCGCCACCATCGCCAACATCGTCAAGCACCGGGCCGAGGAAATCTTCGAGATGGTCCGCGACAAGCTGAAGGAATCGCCCTTCGCGGCCGAGCCCAAGGGCCGTGTCGTGCTCTCGGGCGGCGCCTCGCAGCTCACCGGGCTCGTCGAACTCGGCACGCAAATTCTCGGCCGTCCCGTGCGGATCGGCCGACCGCTCGGCCTCGGCCGGCTGCCCAATGAGGCGAAGAACGCCGCCTTCGCGGTGCCCGCCGGGCTTCTGGTCTACCCGCAATATGTTCACCTTGAACATGTCGAACCGCGGCATACGCGGCAGACCAAGACAGGGACCGGCGGTTATTTCGGAAAGGTCGGACGATGGCTTCGCGAGGGCTTCTGA
- a CDS encoding cell division protein FtsQ/DivIB — translation MDGAGNLTRSVFRSLRPQADLKAAAIGAVVLLREWVERKRQDRREEKLQEKRARAKAVPEREPTPRIVALVERFLPRRVGISLTVILLAGATGLGIVKGGHLQDFITAVSDARNALANSAGFRITSVVINGRKQLSQDEILAIGGVSGRSSLLFLDADGLRDKLKANPWIADATVLKLYPGQLQIDITERKAFALWQEAGRLSVIADDGAVLEPYVSRRFLTLPLVVGKGAATQARDFLALLARYPQVQSVTKAAIFIGERRWNLRLKDGLDVRLPEQDIGNALAALSKLDKEEKLFSKDIVAVDMRLPDRLVVQLSDDAAKAREELFKDKKSKKKAGDSA, via the coding sequence ATGGATGGTGCAGGCAACCTCACCAGGTCGGTATTTCGATCGCTGAGGCCCCAAGCTGACCTGAAGGCGGCCGCTATTGGAGCGGTCGTGCTTCTGCGCGAGTGGGTCGAGCGGAAGCGCCAGGACAGGCGCGAAGAGAAGCTCCAGGAAAAGCGCGCCCGCGCCAAGGCCGTTCCGGAGCGGGAGCCGACGCCGCGCATCGTCGCACTGGTCGAACGCTTCCTGCCGCGCCGGGTCGGGATCAGCCTGACCGTCATCCTGCTCGCAGGCGCTACCGGCCTCGGCATCGTCAAGGGCGGCCATCTCCAGGATTTCATCACCGCGGTCAGCGATGCCCGCAATGCGCTGGCCAATTCCGCCGGCTTCCGCATCACCTCCGTCGTCATCAACGGCCGCAAGCAGCTCAGCCAGGACGAGATCCTCGCCATCGGCGGTGTCAGTGGCCGCTCCTCGCTGCTGTTCCTCGATGCCGACGGCCTGCGCGACAAGCTGAAGGCCAATCCCTGGATCGCGGACGCGACCGTGCTGAAGCTCTATCCGGGCCAGCTCCAGATCGACATCACCGAGCGCAAGGCGTTCGCGCTGTGGCAGGAAGCTGGCCGGCTCTCCGTGATCGCCGACGACGGCGCCGTGCTCGAGCCCTACGTTTCGCGCCGCTTCCTGACTCTGCCGCTCGTGGTCGGCAAGGGCGCCGCCACCCAGGCACGCGATTTCCTCGCGCTGCTCGCGCGCTATCCCCAGGTGCAGTCGGTGACCAAGGCGGCGATCTTCATCGGCGAGCGCCGCTGGAATCTGCGGCTGAAGGACGGCCTCGACGTGCGGCTCCCCGAGCAGGACATCGGCAATGCGCTTGCCGCCCTGTCCAAGCTCGACAAGGAGGAGAAGCTGTTCTCCAAGGACATCGTCGCCGTCGACATGCGTCTGCCCGACCGTCTCGTGGTGCAGCTCTCCGACGACGCCGCGAAGGCGCGCGAAGAGCTGTTCAAGGACAAGAAGTCCAAGAAGAAGGCCGGTGATTCCGCATGA
- a CDS encoding D-alanine--D-alanine ligase has translation MRITILFGGSNRERLVSVASAQALQQALPEADLWFWDVQDKVHVVQSKQLAEHARPFEDEFIPGTRGIALEAALDQAKAENRVLVLALHGGCAENGELQVMCESRGVPFTGSGSASSHLAFDKIAAKQFAALGGVTPPIGIALENIDDAFAEYGRLIAKPARDGSSYGLIFVNAKQDLVAVRNAAKHEEYVIEPYIAGIEATCGVLERPDGSMISLPPIEIIPGEGNFDYAAKYLLSSTQEICPGRFSPEVTAALMDQAMRAHRAMSCTGYSRSDFIVSDKGLVYLETNTLPGLTKSSLYPKALKAQGIAFVDFLRDLIELAERRVRK, from the coding sequence ATGCGCATCACCATTCTCTTCGGCGGTTCCAACAGGGAACGTCTGGTCTCGGTCGCAAGCGCGCAGGCCCTGCAGCAGGCGTTGCCCGAAGCCGATCTCTGGTTCTGGGATGTCCAGGACAAGGTGCACGTCGTCCAGTCGAAGCAACTCGCCGAACACGCCCGTCCCTTCGAGGACGAGTTCATTCCGGGCACGCGCGGCATTGCGCTGGAAGCGGCGCTGGACCAGGCGAAAGCGGAGAACCGTGTGCTGGTGCTCGCACTACATGGCGGCTGTGCCGAGAACGGCGAATTGCAGGTCATGTGCGAATCGCGCGGCGTGCCCTTCACCGGATCGGGCTCGGCGTCCTCGCATCTCGCTTTCGACAAGATCGCCGCCAAGCAGTTTGCTGCGCTCGGCGGCGTGACGCCGCCGATCGGCATCGCGCTGGAAAACATCGACGACGCTTTTGCCGAATACGGCAGGCTGATCGCAAAGCCGGCGCGCGATGGTTCGAGCTACGGCCTGATCTTCGTCAACGCCAAGCAGGATCTGGTTGCCGTCCGCAACGCTGCGAAGCACGAAGAGTACGTTATCGAGCCCTACATCGCCGGCATCGAGGCGACCTGCGGCGTGCTGGAGCGGCCGGACGGCTCGATGATCTCGCTGCCGCCGATCGAGATCATCCCGGGCGAGGGCAATTTCGACTACGCCGCAAAGTATCTGCTCTCATCGACCCAGGAGATCTGTCCCGGCCGCTTCTCGCCGGAGGTCACGGCCGCGCTGATGGACCAGGCGATGCGGGCGCATCGCGCGATGTCCTGCACCGGCTATTCCCGGTCGGACTTCATCGTGTCGGACAAGGGCCTCGTCTATCTCGAGACCAACACGCTGCCGGGCCTCACCAAGTCCTCGCTCTATCCCAAGGCGCTGAAGGCGCAGGGGATCGCGTTCGTCGACTTCCTGCGCGACCTGATCGAGCTCGCCGAACGGCGCGTGCGGAAATAA
- the murB gene encoding UDP-N-acetylmuramate dehydrogenase has translation MSFPDITPELKAAMPDLRGRLLANQSLAELTWFRVGGPAQVLFTPADEDDLAYFLAHLSTDIPVYVVGVGSNLIVRDGGMSGVVIRLAPRAFGDASASGDIVAAGAAALDKRVAEVAASADIGGLEFFFGIPGTIGGALRMNAGANGGETKDVLIEATGVGRDGVKHTFSNAEMKFVYRNSGVDPSIIFTSARFHGVIKDAEAIRARMAEVQSHRETAQPIREKTGGSTFKNPPGHSAWKLIDAAGCRGLRVGGAQVSEMHCNFLINTGDATGHDIETLGETVRERVKANSGIELHWEIKRIGAPS, from the coding sequence ATGAGCTTCCCCGACATCACGCCTGAACTGAAAGCCGCAATGCCTGACCTGCGCGGGCGGCTGCTGGCGAACCAGTCGCTGGCCGAGCTCACCTGGTTTCGCGTCGGTGGTCCGGCGCAGGTGTTGTTCACGCCGGCCGATGAGGACGATCTCGCTTATTTCCTCGCGCATCTCTCAACCGACATTCCGGTCTACGTCGTCGGTGTCGGCTCGAATCTCATCGTGCGCGACGGCGGCATGTCGGGCGTCGTGATCCGTCTTGCGCCGCGCGCCTTTGGCGATGCGAGTGCGAGCGGCGACATCGTCGCCGCGGGGGCTGCCGCGCTCGACAAGCGCGTCGCGGAAGTGGCGGCCAGCGCCGATATCGGCGGGCTCGAATTCTTCTTCGGCATCCCCGGCACGATCGGCGGCGCGCTGCGCATGAATGCCGGTGCCAATGGCGGCGAGACCAAGGACGTGCTGATCGAGGCGACCGGCGTCGGTCGCGACGGCGTGAAGCACACCTTCTCCAACGCCGAAATGAAGTTCGTCTATCGTAACAGCGGCGTCGATCCCTCGATCATCTTCACCTCCGCGCGCTTTCATGGGGTAATCAAGGATGCGGAGGCGATCCGCGCCCGCATGGCGGAGGTGCAAAGCCATCGCGAGACCGCGCAGCCGATCCGCGAGAAGACCGGCGGCTCGACCTTCAAGAATCCGCCCGGCCACTCCGCCTGGAAGCTGATCGATGCCGCCGGCTGCCGCGGCCTGCGCGTCGGCGGCGCGCAGGTGTCGGAGATGCACTGCAATTTCCTGATCAACACCGGCGATGCGACCGGCCACGACATCGAGACACTGGGCGAGACCGTGCGCGAACGCGTGAAGGCGAATTCCGGAATTGAGCTACACTGGGAAATCAAAAGGATCGGGGCTCCCAGCTAA
- the murC gene encoding UDP-N-acetylmuramate--L-alanine ligase has translation MRLPRGIGPIHFVGIGGIGMSGIAEVLVNLGYTVQGSDASDNYNLERLRKKGAKVSVGHKAENVDGADVVVVSSAIKRDNPELMAARAQRIPVVRRAEMLAELMRLKSCVAIAGTHGKTTTTTMVATLLDAGDLDPTVINGGIINAYGSNARLGAGDWMVVEADESDGTFLKLPTDVAIVTNVDPEHLDHFKTFEAVQDAFRNFVENLPFYGFAVMCIDHPTVQSLVGKIEDRRIITYGENPQADARLVDLTPMGGGSKFKVAIRDRKSCAVHEIADLTLPMPGRHNASNATAAIAVAHELGVSDEAIRQAMATFGGVKRRFTKTGEWNGITVIDDYGHHPVEISAVLRAARESTNGKILAVVQPHRFTRLQSLFEEFCTCFNDADAVIVAEVYPAGEAPIEGIDRDHFVAGLRAHGHRQVIPLPASPDLAGIVKGVAKSGDLVVCLGAGNITQWAYALPGELKALG, from the coding sequence ATGAGACTGCCGCGCGGGATCGGACCCATCCACTTCGTCGGGATCGGCGGCATCGGCATGAGCGGCATTGCCGAGGTGCTGGTCAATCTCGGCTACACCGTGCAGGGCTCGGACGCCTCCGACAATTACAATCTCGAGCGGCTGCGCAAGAAGGGCGCAAAGGTCTCGGTCGGCCACAAGGCCGAGAATGTCGACGGCGCCGACGTCGTGGTGGTCTCCTCCGCGATCAAGCGCGACAATCCGGAATTGATGGCGGCGCGCGCGCAACGCATTCCCGTGGTGCGCCGCGCCGAGATGCTGGCCGAATTGATGCGGCTGAAGAGCTGCGTCGCGATCGCCGGCACCCATGGCAAGACTACCACCACGACGATGGTCGCAACGCTGCTCGATGCCGGCGACCTCGATCCGACCGTGATCAACGGCGGCATCATCAATGCCTATGGCTCGAATGCGCGCTTGGGTGCCGGTGATTGGATGGTGGTGGAAGCGGACGAGAGCGACGGCACGTTCCTGAAGCTGCCGACCGATGTCGCGATCGTCACCAATGTCGACCCCGAGCATCTCGATCACTTCAAGACGTTCGAAGCCGTGCAGGACGCGTTCCGAAACTTCGTCGAGAACCTGCCGTTCTACGGCTTTGCCGTGATGTGCATCGATCATCCGACCGTGCAGAGCCTGGTCGGCAAGATCGAGGATCGCCGCATCATCACCTATGGCGAGAACCCGCAGGCCGATGCGCGGCTCGTCGATCTCACGCCGATGGGCGGCGGATCGAAATTCAAGGTCGCGATCCGCGATCGCAAGAGCTGCGCCGTGCATGAGATCGCGGATCTCACGCTGCCGATGCCGGGACGTCACAACGCCTCCAACGCCACGGCCGCAATCGCGGTGGCGCATGAGCTCGGCGTCTCTGACGAGGCGATCCGCCAGGCGATGGCCACCTTCGGCGGCGTGAAGCGTCGCTTCACCAAGACCGGCGAGTGGAACGGCATCACCGTGATCGACGACTACGGTCACCATCCCGTCGAGATATCGGCGGTGCTGAGGGCGGCGCGCGAATCCACCAACGGCAAGATCCTCGCCGTGGTGCAGCCGCACCGCTTCACCCGCCTGCAATCGCTGTTCGAGGAATTCTGCACCTGCTTCAACGATGCGGATGCGGTGATCGTCGCCGAGGTCTATCCCGCCGGCGAGGCGCCGATCGAAGGCATCGATCGCGATCATTTCGTCGCCGGCCTGCGCGCCCACGGCCATCGCCAGGTGATCCCGCTGCCGGCATCCCCGGATCTTGCCGGCATCGTCAAGGGCGTGGCGAAGTCAGGCGATCTCGTCGTGTGCCTGGGCGCCGGCAACATCACGCAATGGGCGTATGCGCTGCCCGGCGAATTGAAGGCGCTGGGGTGA
- the murG gene encoding undecaprenyldiphospho-muramoylpentapeptide beta-N-acetylglucosaminyltransferase, producing the protein MNTSPLILLAAGGTGGHLFPAEALGVELIRRGFRVRLVTDARALRYSGLFSTDMIDVVASETARGRNPIQLAHAGFTLATGTLSAFNLMRRSRPVAVVGFGGYPTLPPLIAAKLAGVPGIIHDANAVLGRANRFLARHVRAIATSLPGVLDRDPALAPKTTTVGTPMRPAVLAAAAVKYAPPEPNGPLRLLVVGGSQGARIMADIVPGAIERLEPAIWSRLILTQQVRDEDMTRVRAVYDKLKINAELAPFFTDLPARLASNHLVVSRSGAGTVAELAAIGRPSILVPLPGSIDQDQFANAGVLAQVNGGLRIPQTEFTSDRLAAEISAFAAEPARLAAMAEAARGAGRLDAAERLADLVVKVAGL; encoded by the coding sequence ATGAACACTTCCCCCCTGATTCTTCTCGCTGCGGGCGGCACCGGCGGTCATCTGTTCCCGGCCGAAGCGCTCGGCGTCGAATTGATCCGGCGCGGTTTTCGCGTGCGTCTCGTCACGGACGCGCGTGCGCTCCGCTACAGCGGGCTGTTCAGCACGGACATGATCGACGTCGTGGCCAGCGAGACCGCGCGCGGCCGCAATCCAATTCAGCTTGCCCATGCCGGCTTCACCCTCGCCACCGGCACGTTGTCCGCCTTCAACCTCATGCGCCGATCGAGGCCGGTCGCGGTCGTCGGCTTCGGCGGCTATCCGACGCTGCCGCCATTGATCGCAGCAAAACTCGCCGGCGTGCCCGGCATCATCCACGATGCGAATGCCGTGCTGGGCCGCGCCAACCGTTTCCTGGCGCGCCATGTCCGCGCGATCGCGACGTCCTTGCCGGGTGTGCTCGATCGCGATCCTGCGCTGGCGCCGAAGACCACGACGGTCGGCACCCCGATGCGTCCGGCGGTCCTTGCGGCCGCCGCGGTGAAGTACGCGCCGCCGGAGCCGAACGGTCCGCTTCGCCTGCTCGTCGTTGGCGGCAGCCAGGGCGCGCGCATCATGGCCGACATCGTGCCGGGCGCGATCGAGCGGCTCGAGCCTGCGATCTGGAGCCGGCTGATCCTCACCCAGCAGGTCCGCGATGAGGACATGACGCGGGTGCGCGCGGTCTACGACAAGCTCAAGATCAATGCCGAGCTCGCGCCGTTCTTCACGGATTTACCGGCGCGGCTTGCGTCCAATCATCTGGTGGTGTCGCGCTCGGGCGCCGGCACGGTCGCCGAGCTCGCCGCGATCGGGCGACCCTCGATCCTGGTACCGCTGCCCGGCTCGATCGACCAGGACCAGTTCGCCAATGCCGGCGTGCTCGCCCAGGTGAACGGCGGCCTGCGCATCCCGCAGACCGAGTTCACCTCGGACCGGCTGGCCGCCGAGATCTCTGCTTTCGCCGCCGAGCCCGCGCGGCTTGCCGCCATGGCCGAGGCTGCCCGCGGCGCCGGCCGGCTCGATGCCGCCGAGCGGCTGGCCGATCTGGTGGTTAAGGTCGCCGGACTCTGA
- the ftsW gene encoding putative lipid II flippase FtsW → MLSREERTPFSEWWWTVDKPLLGVILALMLTGVILSLAASPPVATRIGLDPFHFFSRHVMFLLPSFMVLIGVSFLSPRAIRRSALIIFAISIILIVVTLAIGPEVKGSRRWITLLGVNIQASEAAKPSFVVIAAWLFAESTKRPEMPATSMALVLLLMLVSLLVMEPDFGQTMLILMVWGALFFIAGMRMIWVFGLAGAASAGLFSAYLFVPHVAGRIKRFMNPASGDTFQVDTAMEAFYNGGWFGLGPGEGIAKRSLPDSHTDFVFAVAAEEFGIILCLAMLALFAFIVIRTLSRAYANEDVFSRFAASGLAILFGVQAAINMSVNLQLIPAKGMTLPFISYGGSSIVTLAYGVGMMLALTRLRPRTEVESIGHAEAMRSYA, encoded by the coding sequence ATGCTCTCCCGTGAAGAACGCACCCCCTTTTCCGAGTGGTGGTGGACCGTCGACAAGCCGCTGCTCGGTGTCATCCTGGCGCTGATGCTCACCGGGGTGATCCTGTCGCTGGCGGCGAGCCCGCCGGTTGCGACCCGCATCGGGCTTGATCCCTTCCACTTCTTCAGCCGGCACGTGATGTTTCTGCTGCCGTCCTTCATGGTGCTGATCGGCGTGTCGTTTCTGTCGCCACGTGCGATCCGGCGTAGCGCGCTGATCATCTTCGCGATCAGCATCATCCTGATCGTGGTGACGCTCGCCATCGGTCCCGAGGTGAAGGGCTCGCGGCGCTGGATCACACTGCTCGGCGTCAACATCCAGGCCTCCGAGGCCGCAAAGCCGTCCTTCGTCGTCATCGCCGCCTGGCTGTTCGCGGAATCGACCAAGCGCCCGGAGATGCCAGCCACCTCGATGGCGCTGGTGCTGCTTTTGATGCTGGTCTCGCTCCTCGTGATGGAGCCCGATTTCGGCCAGACCATGCTGATCCTGATGGTGTGGGGCGCGCTGTTCTTCATCGCCGGCATGCGGATGATCTGGGTGTTCGGGCTCGCGGGCGCCGCCTCCGCCGGCCTGTTCAGCGCCTATCTCTTCGTCCCGCACGTTGCAGGTCGCATCAAGCGCTTCATGAATCCGGCTTCCGGCGACACCTTCCAGGTCGATACCGCGATGGAAGCCTTCTACAACGGCGGCTGGTTCGGCTTGGGGCCGGGCGAGGGCATCGCCAAGCGCAGCCTGCCGGACAGCCACACCGACTTCGTCTTCGCGGTCGCCGCCGAAGAGTTCGGCATCATCCTGTGCCTTGCGATGCTGGCGTTGTTCGCCTTCATCGTCATCCGCACGCTGTCGCGCGCCTATGCCAATGAGGACGTGTTCTCGCGCTTCGCCGCCTCCGGCCTTGCCATCCTGTTCGGCGTGCAGGCCGCGATCAACATGTCGGTCAATCTTCAGCTCATCCCGGCCAAGGGCATGACGCTGCCGTTCATCTCCTATGGTGGCTCCTCGATCGTGACGCTCGCATATGGCGTCGGCATGATGCTGGCACTGACACGGCTGCGTCCGCGCACCGAGGTCGAGTCGATCGGCCACGCCGAGGCGATGCGCAGCTACGCGTGA